Within the Polaribacter pectinis genome, the region TCATTTCTATAGCTTTTTCTGTGGAAGAAATTTCTCCAACTACAATTTTATAATCTAAAAATTCTTCAGACCAAACTGCATCAGAATCTATGACATTTAAATTGTGATTTCCTGCAACAATTTCATCCCCTAAAACTTCAATTTTAACTTCTTTTAATTTTGAAATTAAGGTTTCTATAAATTTGTCTTTATTTGGAAGATTTTTATCAATTAAAACCTTATCTACAGCATTACAAGCAGATATTTTACTTTTTCCATTGATAATAACATCAATAGCAATTTGTAAATCTGCTTCTTTTTGAACATAGACAAAGTTATTTCCACGTCCGCTAATAATTACAGGACAAGTTGCATGTTGTTTTACAAAAGCAATTAATTTTTCGCCACCTCTTGGCACAATTAAATCTAATTTTTGCGAAGGGTTTTCTAAAAAAGCTTGTGTTTCTATTCTGTTAAACTGTAAATATTCTACCCAGTCTTTTGAAGCATTGTGTGTTTCTAATGCCTTGTGCCAAAGCTCAACTATTTTTAAATTGGAATTTAAAGACTCTTTTCCGCCTTTTAAAAGAATTTTATTTCCAGATTTAAATGCAATTCCTGCAGCTTCTACAGTTACATCTGGTCTCGATTCATAAATGATTAAAACAGTTCCAAAAGAAGCAGTTTTATTATAAACCTGCATACCATTATCATGTTTAAAACTAAAACGTTCTACACCAACAGGATCTTCTTGAGAAGCCAAATGTTTAGCAGCAGTAATCATTTCGTTTACTTTTGCATCATCTGCTTTTAAACGATCAAACA harbors:
- a CDS encoding glutamate-5-semialdehyde dehydrogenase: MNTLLSIETRNKVLLTMAALLDEEREAIININKKDLDAYNGNDISMFDRLKADDAKVNEMITAAKHLASQEDPVGVERFSFKHDNGMQVYNKTASFGTVLIIYESRPDVTVEAAGIAFKSGNKILLKGGKESLNSNLKIVELWHKALETHNASKDWVEYLQFNRIETQAFLENPSQKLDLIVPRGGEKLIAFVKQHATCPVIISGRGNNFVYVQKEADLQIAIDVIINGKSKISACNAVDKVLIDKNLPNKDKFIETLISKLKEVKIEVLGDEIVAGNHNLNVIDSDAVWSEEFLDYKIVVGEISSTEKAIEMINKYSGGHSSAIITKNEIEAKLFMENVDTAAVYHNASTRFTDGGQLGLGGELAISTDKLHQRGPIGLQHLVTNKWYIFGNGQIRK